A single genomic interval of Eptesicus fuscus isolate TK198812 chromosome 10, DD_ASM_mEF_20220401, whole genome shotgun sequence harbors:
- the NELFE gene encoding negative elongation factor E isoform X2 translates to MLVIPPGLSEEEEALQKKFNKLKKKKKALLALKKQSSSSIASQGGVKRSLSEQPVVDTATATEQAKQLVKSGAISAIKAETKNSGFKRSRTLEGKLKDPEKGPVPTFQPFQRSISADDDLQESSRRPQRKSLYESDRLRDLGPDGEEAEGPGAGDGPPRSFEWGYEERGNARSSVSPPRSRSRDRSRERNRDRERDRDRERDRDRERDRDRDRERDRDRERDRDRDRDRDRDREGPFRRSDSFPERRAPRKGNTLYVYGEDMTPTLLRGAFSPFGNIIDLSMDPPRNCAFVTYEKMESADQAVAELNGTQVESVQLKVSIARKQPMLDAATGKSVWGSLAVQNSPKGCHRDKRTQIVYNDDVYKENLVDGF, encoded by the exons ATGTTGGTGATACCCCCCGGActgagcgaggaggaggaggctctGCAGAAGAAATTCAACAAACTGAAGAAAAAG AAAAAGGCATTGCTGGCTCTGAAGAAGCAAAGTAGCAGCAGCATAGCCAGCCAAGGCGGTGTGAAACGCT CGCTGTCGGAGCAGCCCGTGGTGGACACAGCCACCGCAACGGAGCAGGCGAAGCAGCTGGTGAAGTCAGGAGCCATCAGTGCCATCAAGGCTGAGACCAAGAACTCGGGCTTCAAGCGTTCCCGAACCCTAGAGGGAAAGTTAAAA GACCCTGAGAAGGGGCCGGTCCCCACTTTCCAGCCATTCCAGAGGAGCATCTCTGCTGATGATGATCTGCAGGAG TCGTCCAGACGTCCCCAAAGGAAATCTCTATATGAGAG TGACCGGCTTCGGGACCTGGGGCCAGATGGGGAGGAGGCAGAAGGCCCCGGGGCTGGTGATGGCCCTCCTCGAAGCTTTGAATGGGGCTACGAAGAACGTGGTAACGCCCGCTCCTCAGTCTCCCCTCCCCGAAGCCGCAGCCGGGACCGCAGTCGTGAGCGGAACCGGGACAGAGAACGGGACCGGGACAGAGAACGGGACCGGGACAGAGAACGAGACCGGGACAGAGACCGCGAACGGGACCGGGACCGCGAACGGGACCGAGACCGGGACCGAGACCGAGACCGAGACCGAGAGGGCCCTTTCCGCA GGTCGGACTCATTCCCTGAACGCCGGGCCCCTCGGAAGGGGAACACGCTCTACGTGTATGGGGAAGACATGACGCCCACCCTCCTCCGAGGGGCCTTCTCCCCCTTTGGAAACATCATTGACCTCTCCATGGACCCACCCAGAAA ctgTGCCTTCGTCACCTATGAAAAGATGGAGTCAGCAGATCAGGCCGTTGCTGAG ctcAATGGGACCCAGGTGGAGTCCGTGCAGCTCAAAGTCAGCATTGCCCGCAAACAGCCCATGCTGGATGCCGCCACCGGCAAGTCTGTCTGGGGCTCCCTCG CCGTCCAGAACAGTCCTAAGGGTTGCCATCGGGACAAAAGGACCCAGATTGTCTACAACGACGATGTCTACAAGGAAAACCTGGTGGATGGTTTCTAG
- the SKIC2 gene encoding SKI2 subunit of superkiller complex protein isoform X1, with amino-acid sequence MMETERLVLPPPDPLDLPLRAVELGCTGRWELRNVPGPPESTLPHGLPPCAPDLQQEAEQWFLSSPAWLPLHGLEHPARKWQRKMDPWSLLTVLGAPVPSDLQAQRQPTTGQMLGFKEVLLENTDLSATTSLSLRRPPGPISQSLWGNPTQYPFWPGGMDEPTVTELSAREEAEEEIDFEKDLLTVPPGFEKGTDFAAEAHPAPAPGLLSLSRLLEPLDLGGGDEDERAAVGQPGGSRGDTVPASPCSAPLARASSLEDLVLKEASTVVSPSEPPKPLPQEQWAIPVDVTSPVGDFYRLIPQPAFQWPFEPDVFQKQAILHLERHDSVFVAAHTSAGKTVVAEYAIALAQKHMTRTIYTSPIKALSNQKFRDFRNTFGDVGLLTGDVQLHPEASCLIMTTEILRSMLYSGSDVIRDLEWVIFDEVHYINDAERGVVWEEVLIMLPDHVSIILLSATVPNALEFADWIGRLKRRQIYVVSTAARPVPLEHYLFTGNSPKTQGELFLLLDSRGAFHTKGYYAAVEAKKERMSKHAQTFGAKQPTHQGGPAQDRGVYLSLLASLRTRAQLPVVVFTFSRGRCDEQASGLTSLDLTTSSEKSEIHLFLQRCLARLRGSDRQLPQVLHMSELLHRGLGVHHSGILPILKEIVEMLFSRGLVKVLFATETFAMGVNMPARTVVFDSMRKHDGNAFRDLLPGEYVQMAGRAGRRGLDPTGTVILLCKGRVPEMVDLHRMMTGKPSQLQSQFRLTYTMILNLLRVDALRVEDMMKRSFSEFPSRKDSKAHEQALAELTKKLGALEEPDLTGQLADLPEYYSWGEELTETRSLIQVSKGVLGGRTGRKTGGTRGAPELVPASLTLPPPSRVHIPALQRRVMESVSGLKALSAGRVVVVKSQEHHNALGVVLQVSSNSTSRVFTTLVLCDKPGSEEPQERRSAAPGVPYPEDLVGFKLFLPEGPCDHTVARLQPGDVAAITTRVLRVNGEKVLEDFSKRQQLKFKKDPPLAAVTAAAQELLRLAQAHPAGPPTLDPVNDLQLKDVSVVEGGLRARKLEELIWGAQCVHSPRFPAQYLKLQERRQVQKEIERLRFLLSDQSLLLLPEYHQRVEVLRTLGYVDQAGTVKLAGRVACAMSSHELLLTELMFDNALSALRPEEIAALLSGLVCQSPGDTGEQLPSTLKQGVERVRAVAKRIGEVQVACGLNQTVEEFVGELNFGLVGVVYEWARGMPFSELAGLSGTPEGLVVRCIQRLAEMCRSLRGAARLVGEPVLGAKMETAATLLRRDIVFAASLYTQ; translated from the exons ATGATGGAGACGGAGCGACtcg TGCTACCTCCCCCAGACCCCCTGGACCTGCCTCTTCGGGCTGTGGAGCTGGGATGCACTGGGCGCTGGGAGCTGCGGAACGTGCCTGGGCCTCCAGAGAGCACA CTGCCCCAcggcctccctccctgtgccccagATCTGCAGCAAGAAGCAGAGCAGTGGTTCCTGTCGTCTCCggcctggctgcctctgcacgGCCTGGAGCACCCAGCGCG AAAATGGCAGAGGAAGATGGATCCTTGGTCTCTCCTCACTGTACTGGGGGCCCCAGTCCCCTCCGACCTGCAAGCCCAAAGACAACCCACCACGGGCCAGATGCTGGGCTTCAAGGAG GTCCTGCTGGAGAATACAGACCTGTCGGCCACGACCTCCTTATCTCTTCGCCGGCCACCGGGGCCCATCTCCCAGTCCCTGTGGGGGAATCCAACACAGTACCCTTTCTGGCCAG GTGGAATGGATGAGCCCACCGTGACAGAGCTGAGCGCTCGGGAGGAAGCTGAGGAGGAGATAGACTTTGAGAAAG ATCTCCTTACTGTTCCACCGGGCTTCGAGAAAGGCACGGACTTTGCAGCAGAGG ctcacccagctccagctcctgggtTGCTCAGCCTCAGCCGTCTGCTcgagcccctggatctgggtgggggCGACGAAGACGAGAGGGCGGCAGTGGGACAGCCGGGAGGTAGCAGAGGAGACACTGttccagcctctccctgcagtgCTCCCTTGGCCCGAGCAAGCAGCTTGGAGGACCTCGTGTTGAAG GAAGCGTCCACAGTTGTGTCCCCTTCAGAGCCCCCCAAACCCCTTCCTCAGGAGCAGTGGGCCATTCCTGTGGACGTCACCTCCCCCGTTGGTGACTTCTACCGCCTCATTCCCCAGCCCGCCTTCCAG TGGCCGTTTGAGCCTGATGTGTTCCAGAAACAGGCCATCCTGCACTTGGAACGGCACGACTCGGTCTTCGTGGCGGCTCACACGTCTGCAGGGAAGACGGTTGTGGCCGAATACGCCATTGCCCTTGCCCAGAAGCACATGACGCG CACCATCTACACTTCCCCTATCAAGGCTCTGAGTAACCAGAAGTTCCGAGACTTCCGAAACACATTCGGGGACGTGGGGCTGCTCACGGGGGACGTGCAGCTGCACCCGGAGGCCTCCTGCCTCATCATGACGACAGAGATCCTTCG CTCCATGCTGTACAGCGGCTCGGACGTCATCCGGGACCTGGAGTGGGTCATCTTTGATGAGGTTCACTACATCAACGATGCCGAG CGTGGCGTCGTGTGGGAGGAGGTGCTCATCATGCTCCCTGACCATGTCTCCATCATCCTTCTGAGCGCCACTGTCCCCAACGCCCTTGAATTTGCTGACTGGATTGG TCGACTGAAGCGCCGCCAGATCTACGTGGTCagcactgccgcccgccccgtgCCGCTGGAGCATTATCTCTTCACGGGGAACAGCCCCAAGACCCAGGGGGAGCTCTTCCTCTTGCTGGACTCCCGAGGCGCCTTCCACACGAAGGG GTACTATGCAGCTGTGGAGGCCAAGAAGGAGAGGATGAGCAAACACGCCCAGACCTTTGGGGCCAAGCAGCCCACGCATCAGGGGGGGCCTGCACAG GACCGCGGTGTGTACCTGtccctcctggcctccctccgCACCCGTGCGCAGCTGCCCGTGGTGGTGTTCACCTTCTCCCGGGGCCGCTGTGACGAGCAGGCTTCGGGCCTCACCTCCCTGGACCTCACCACGAGTTCAGAGAAGAGCGAGATTCACCTCTTCCTGCAGCGCTGCCTGGCTCGCCTCCGCGGCTCTGACCGGCAGCTGCCCCAG GTGCTGCACATGTCGGAGCTCCTGCACCGAGGCCTGGGCGTGCACCACAGCGGCATCCTGCCCATCCTCAAGGAAATTGTGGAGATGCTCTTCAGCCGCGGCCTGGTCAAG GTCTTGTTTGCCACAGAGACCTTTGCCATGGGCGTCAACATGCCGGCCCGGACGGTGGTGTTCGACTCCATGCGAAAGCACGATGGCAACGCCTTCCGGGACCTGCTCCCGGGGGAGTACGTGCAGATGGCGGGCCGGGCGGGCCGCAGGGGCCTGGACCCCACGGGCACCGTCATCCTGCTCTGCAAGGGCCGCGTGCCCGAGATGGTGGACCTGCACCGCATGATGACG GGTAAGCCATCGCAGCTGCAGTCTCAGTTCCGCCTCACGTACACCATGATCCTCAACCTGCTGCGGGTAGACGCCCTCAGGGTGGAGGACATGATGAAGAGGAGCTTCTCCGAGTTTCCGTCCCGCAAGGACAGCAAG gcccacgAACAGGCTCTGGCTGAATTAACCAAGAAGCTGGGGGCCTTGGAGGAGCCTGACCTGACTGGCCAACTGGCGGACCTGCCCGAGTATTACAGCTGGGGAGAGGAACTGACAGAAACCCGCAGCCTGATCCAGGTCAGCAAGGGTGTGCTGGGGGGACGGACAGGGAGGAAGACAGGTGGCACTCGGGGCGCGCCTGAACTGGTCCCTGCATCCCTGACACTTCCTCCTCCATCCCGTGTGCACATCCCCGCTCTTCAGCGACGTGTCATGGAGTCTGTCAGCGGGCTGAAGGCTCTCTCGGCCGGAAGGGTGGTGGTTGTGAAGAGTCAGGAGCATCACAACGCACTGGGTGTGGTCCTGCAG gtctccTCGAACTCCACCAGCAGAGTCTTCACCACTCTGGTCTTGTGTGATAAACCCGGGTCTGAGGAGCCACAGGAGAGGCGCTCGGCCGCCCCAGGTGTGCCCTACCCAGAGGACCTGGTGGGATTCAAACTGTTCCTGCCTGAAG GGCCCTGTGACCACACTGtggccaggctgcagcccggaGACGTGGCTGCCATCACCACCAGAGTGCTCCGGGTGAACGGGGAGAAGGTCTTGGAGGACTTCAGCAAGAGGCAGCAGCTGAAATTCAA gaaggaccctcccctcGCTGCTGTGACCGCTGCTGCCCAGGAATTGCTGCGCCTGGCGCAGGCCCACCCGGCAGGACCCCCTACCCTTGACCCTGTCAACGACTTGCAGCTTAAGGATGTGTCAGTGGTTGAGGGGGGACTCCGGGCCCGGAAGCTAGAGGAGCTGATCTGGGGGGCTCAGTGCGTGCACAGCCCCCGTTTCCCTGCTCAG TACCTGAAGCTGCAGGAGCGAAGGCAGGTACAGAAGGAGATAGAGCGGCTGCGCTTCCTGCTGTCAGACCAGTCGCTACTGCTGCTCCCCGAGTACCACCAGCGAGTAGAG GTGCTCCGGACTCTGGGCTACGTGGACCAGGCGGGCACGGTGAAGCTGGCGGGGCGCGTGGCTTGTGCCATGAGCAGCCACGAGCTGCTCCTCACCGAGCTCATGTTCGACAACGCGCTGAGTGCCCTGCGGCCGGAGGAGATCGCAGCCCTGCTCTCCGGCCTGGTCTGCCAGAGCCCCGGGGACACTGGGGAGCAGCTCCCAAGTACCCTCAAACAg ggagTGGAACGTGTCCGCGCTGTGGCCAAGCGCATTGGTGAGGTGCAGGTGGCCTGCGGCCTGAACCAGACAGTGGAAGAATTTGTAGGGGAGCTGAATTTCGGGCTGGTCGGGGTTGTGTACGAGTGGGCCCGGGGCATG cccttctcGGAGCTGGCAGGGCTCTCGGGGACGCCCGAGGGCCTGGTGGTCCGCTGCATCCAGCGCCTGGCCGAGATGTGTCGCTCACTGCGAGGGGCGGCCCGCCTGGTAGGCGAGCCTGTGCTGGGTGCCAAGATGGAGACGGCAGCTACCCTGCTGCGGAGGGACATCGTCTTTGCAGCCAGCCTCTACACTCAGTGA
- the NELFE gene encoding negative elongation factor E isoform X1 — protein MLVIPPGLSEEEEALQKKFNKLKKKKKALLALKKQSSSSIASQGGVKRSLSEQPVVDTATATEQAKQLVKSGAISAIKAETKNSGFKRSRTLEGKLKDPEKGPVPTFQPFQRSISADDDLQESSRRPQRKSLYESFVSSSDRLRDLGPDGEEAEGPGAGDGPPRSFEWGYEERGNARSSVSPPRSRSRDRSRERNRDRERDRDRERDRDRERDRDRDRERDRDRERDRDRDRDRDRDREGPFRRSDSFPERRAPRKGNTLYVYGEDMTPTLLRGAFSPFGNIIDLSMDPPRNCAFVTYEKMESADQAVAELNGTQVESVQLKVSIARKQPMLDAATGKSVWGSLAVQNSPKGCHRDKRTQIVYNDDVYKENLVDGF, from the exons ATGTTGGTGATACCCCCCGGActgagcgaggaggaggaggctctGCAGAAGAAATTCAACAAACTGAAGAAAAAG AAAAAGGCATTGCTGGCTCTGAAGAAGCAAAGTAGCAGCAGCATAGCCAGCCAAGGCGGTGTGAAACGCT CGCTGTCGGAGCAGCCCGTGGTGGACACAGCCACCGCAACGGAGCAGGCGAAGCAGCTGGTGAAGTCAGGAGCCATCAGTGCCATCAAGGCTGAGACCAAGAACTCGGGCTTCAAGCGTTCCCGAACCCTAGAGGGAAAGTTAAAA GACCCTGAGAAGGGGCCGGTCCCCACTTTCCAGCCATTCCAGAGGAGCATCTCTGCTGATGATGATCTGCAGGAG TCGTCCAGACGTCCCCAAAGGAAATCTCTATATGAGAG CTTTGTGTCTTCCAGTGACCGGCTTCGGGACCTGGGGCCAGATGGGGAGGAGGCAGAAGGCCCCGGGGCTGGTGATGGCCCTCCTCGAAGCTTTGAATGGGGCTACGAAGAACGTGGTAACGCCCGCTCCTCAGTCTCCCCTCCCCGAAGCCGCAGCCGGGACCGCAGTCGTGAGCGGAACCGGGACAGAGAACGGGACCGGGACAGAGAACGGGACCGGGACAGAGAACGAGACCGGGACAGAGACCGCGAACGGGACCGGGACCGCGAACGGGACCGAGACCGGGACCGAGACCGAGACCGAGACCGAGAGGGCCCTTTCCGCA GGTCGGACTCATTCCCTGAACGCCGGGCCCCTCGGAAGGGGAACACGCTCTACGTGTATGGGGAAGACATGACGCCCACCCTCCTCCGAGGGGCCTTCTCCCCCTTTGGAAACATCATTGACCTCTCCATGGACCCACCCAGAAA ctgTGCCTTCGTCACCTATGAAAAGATGGAGTCAGCAGATCAGGCCGTTGCTGAG ctcAATGGGACCCAGGTGGAGTCCGTGCAGCTCAAAGTCAGCATTGCCCGCAAACAGCCCATGCTGGATGCCGCCACCGGCAAGTCTGTCTGGGGCTCCCTCG CCGTCCAGAACAGTCCTAAGGGTTGCCATCGGGACAAAAGGACCCAGATTGTCTACAACGACGATGTCTACAAGGAAAACCTGGTGGATGGTTTCTAG
- the SKIC2 gene encoding SKI2 subunit of superkiller complex protein isoform X2 produces the protein MMETERLVLPPPDPLDLPLRAVELGCTGRWELRNVPGPPESTLPHGLPPCAPDLQQEAEQWFLSSPAWLPLHGLEHPARKWQRKMDPWSLLTVLGAPVPSDLQAQRQPTTGQMLGFKEVLLENTDLSATTSLSLRRPPGPISQSLWGNPTQYPFWPGGMDEPTVTELSAREEAEEEIDFEKDLLTVPPGFEKGTDFAAEAHPAPAPGLLSLSRLLEPLDLGGGDEDERAAVGQPGGSRGDTVPASPCSAPLARASSLEDLVLKEASTVVSPSEPPKPLPQEQWAIPVDVTSPVGDFYRLIPQPAFQWPFEPDVFQKQAILHLERHDSVFVAAHTSAGKTVVAEYAIALAQKHMTRTIYTSPIKALSNQKFRDFRNTFGDVGLLTGDVQLHPEASCLIMTTEILRSMLYSGSDVIRDLEWVIFDEVHYINDAERGVVWEEVLIMLPDHVSIILLSATVPNALEFADWIGRLKRRQIYVVSTAARPVPLEHYLFTGNSPKTQGELFLLLDSRGAFHTKGYYAAVEAKKERMSKHAQTFGAKQPTHQGGPAQDRGVYLSLLASLRTRAQLPVVVFTFSRGRCDEQASGLTSLDLTTSSEKSEIHLFLQRCLARLRGSDRQLPQVLHMSELLHRGLGVHHSGILPILKEIVEMLFSRGLVKVLFATETFAMGVNMPARTVVFDSMRKHDGNAFRDLLPGEYVQMAGRAGRRGLDPTGTVILLCKGRVPEMVDLHRMMTGKPSQLQSQFRLTYTMILNLLRVDALRVEDMMKRSFSEFPSRKDSKAHEQALAELTKKLGALEEPDLTGQLADLPEYYSWGEELTETRSLIQRRVMESVSGLKALSAGRVVVVKSQEHHNALGVVLQVSSNSTSRVFTTLVLCDKPGSEEPQERRSAAPGVPYPEDLVGFKLFLPEGPCDHTVARLQPGDVAAITTRVLRVNGEKVLEDFSKRQQLKFKKDPPLAAVTAAAQELLRLAQAHPAGPPTLDPVNDLQLKDVSVVEGGLRARKLEELIWGAQCVHSPRFPAQYLKLQERRQVQKEIERLRFLLSDQSLLLLPEYHQRVEVLRTLGYVDQAGTVKLAGRVACAMSSHELLLTELMFDNALSALRPEEIAALLSGLVCQSPGDTGEQLPSTLKQGVERVRAVAKRIGEVQVACGLNQTVEEFVGELNFGLVGVVYEWARGMPFSELAGLSGTPEGLVVRCIQRLAEMCRSLRGAARLVGEPVLGAKMETAATLLRRDIVFAASLYTQ, from the exons ATGATGGAGACGGAGCGACtcg TGCTACCTCCCCCAGACCCCCTGGACCTGCCTCTTCGGGCTGTGGAGCTGGGATGCACTGGGCGCTGGGAGCTGCGGAACGTGCCTGGGCCTCCAGAGAGCACA CTGCCCCAcggcctccctccctgtgccccagATCTGCAGCAAGAAGCAGAGCAGTGGTTCCTGTCGTCTCCggcctggctgcctctgcacgGCCTGGAGCACCCAGCGCG AAAATGGCAGAGGAAGATGGATCCTTGGTCTCTCCTCACTGTACTGGGGGCCCCAGTCCCCTCCGACCTGCAAGCCCAAAGACAACCCACCACGGGCCAGATGCTGGGCTTCAAGGAG GTCCTGCTGGAGAATACAGACCTGTCGGCCACGACCTCCTTATCTCTTCGCCGGCCACCGGGGCCCATCTCCCAGTCCCTGTGGGGGAATCCAACACAGTACCCTTTCTGGCCAG GTGGAATGGATGAGCCCACCGTGACAGAGCTGAGCGCTCGGGAGGAAGCTGAGGAGGAGATAGACTTTGAGAAAG ATCTCCTTACTGTTCCACCGGGCTTCGAGAAAGGCACGGACTTTGCAGCAGAGG ctcacccagctccagctcctgggtTGCTCAGCCTCAGCCGTCTGCTcgagcccctggatctgggtgggggCGACGAAGACGAGAGGGCGGCAGTGGGACAGCCGGGAGGTAGCAGAGGAGACACTGttccagcctctccctgcagtgCTCCCTTGGCCCGAGCAAGCAGCTTGGAGGACCTCGTGTTGAAG GAAGCGTCCACAGTTGTGTCCCCTTCAGAGCCCCCCAAACCCCTTCCTCAGGAGCAGTGGGCCATTCCTGTGGACGTCACCTCCCCCGTTGGTGACTTCTACCGCCTCATTCCCCAGCCCGCCTTCCAG TGGCCGTTTGAGCCTGATGTGTTCCAGAAACAGGCCATCCTGCACTTGGAACGGCACGACTCGGTCTTCGTGGCGGCTCACACGTCTGCAGGGAAGACGGTTGTGGCCGAATACGCCATTGCCCTTGCCCAGAAGCACATGACGCG CACCATCTACACTTCCCCTATCAAGGCTCTGAGTAACCAGAAGTTCCGAGACTTCCGAAACACATTCGGGGACGTGGGGCTGCTCACGGGGGACGTGCAGCTGCACCCGGAGGCCTCCTGCCTCATCATGACGACAGAGATCCTTCG CTCCATGCTGTACAGCGGCTCGGACGTCATCCGGGACCTGGAGTGGGTCATCTTTGATGAGGTTCACTACATCAACGATGCCGAG CGTGGCGTCGTGTGGGAGGAGGTGCTCATCATGCTCCCTGACCATGTCTCCATCATCCTTCTGAGCGCCACTGTCCCCAACGCCCTTGAATTTGCTGACTGGATTGG TCGACTGAAGCGCCGCCAGATCTACGTGGTCagcactgccgcccgccccgtgCCGCTGGAGCATTATCTCTTCACGGGGAACAGCCCCAAGACCCAGGGGGAGCTCTTCCTCTTGCTGGACTCCCGAGGCGCCTTCCACACGAAGGG GTACTATGCAGCTGTGGAGGCCAAGAAGGAGAGGATGAGCAAACACGCCCAGACCTTTGGGGCCAAGCAGCCCACGCATCAGGGGGGGCCTGCACAG GACCGCGGTGTGTACCTGtccctcctggcctccctccgCACCCGTGCGCAGCTGCCCGTGGTGGTGTTCACCTTCTCCCGGGGCCGCTGTGACGAGCAGGCTTCGGGCCTCACCTCCCTGGACCTCACCACGAGTTCAGAGAAGAGCGAGATTCACCTCTTCCTGCAGCGCTGCCTGGCTCGCCTCCGCGGCTCTGACCGGCAGCTGCCCCAG GTGCTGCACATGTCGGAGCTCCTGCACCGAGGCCTGGGCGTGCACCACAGCGGCATCCTGCCCATCCTCAAGGAAATTGTGGAGATGCTCTTCAGCCGCGGCCTGGTCAAG GTCTTGTTTGCCACAGAGACCTTTGCCATGGGCGTCAACATGCCGGCCCGGACGGTGGTGTTCGACTCCATGCGAAAGCACGATGGCAACGCCTTCCGGGACCTGCTCCCGGGGGAGTACGTGCAGATGGCGGGCCGGGCGGGCCGCAGGGGCCTGGACCCCACGGGCACCGTCATCCTGCTCTGCAAGGGCCGCGTGCCCGAGATGGTGGACCTGCACCGCATGATGACG GGTAAGCCATCGCAGCTGCAGTCTCAGTTCCGCCTCACGTACACCATGATCCTCAACCTGCTGCGGGTAGACGCCCTCAGGGTGGAGGACATGATGAAGAGGAGCTTCTCCGAGTTTCCGTCCCGCAAGGACAGCAAG gcccacgAACAGGCTCTGGCTGAATTAACCAAGAAGCTGGGGGCCTTGGAGGAGCCTGACCTGACTGGCCAACTGGCGGACCTGCCCGAGTATTACAGCTGGGGAGAGGAACTGACAGAAACCCGCAGCCTGATCCAG CGACGTGTCATGGAGTCTGTCAGCGGGCTGAAGGCTCTCTCGGCCGGAAGGGTGGTGGTTGTGAAGAGTCAGGAGCATCACAACGCACTGGGTGTGGTCCTGCAG gtctccTCGAACTCCACCAGCAGAGTCTTCACCACTCTGGTCTTGTGTGATAAACCCGGGTCTGAGGAGCCACAGGAGAGGCGCTCGGCCGCCCCAGGTGTGCCCTACCCAGAGGACCTGGTGGGATTCAAACTGTTCCTGCCTGAAG GGCCCTGTGACCACACTGtggccaggctgcagcccggaGACGTGGCTGCCATCACCACCAGAGTGCTCCGGGTGAACGGGGAGAAGGTCTTGGAGGACTTCAGCAAGAGGCAGCAGCTGAAATTCAA gaaggaccctcccctcGCTGCTGTGACCGCTGCTGCCCAGGAATTGCTGCGCCTGGCGCAGGCCCACCCGGCAGGACCCCCTACCCTTGACCCTGTCAACGACTTGCAGCTTAAGGATGTGTCAGTGGTTGAGGGGGGACTCCGGGCCCGGAAGCTAGAGGAGCTGATCTGGGGGGCTCAGTGCGTGCACAGCCCCCGTTTCCCTGCTCAG TACCTGAAGCTGCAGGAGCGAAGGCAGGTACAGAAGGAGATAGAGCGGCTGCGCTTCCTGCTGTCAGACCAGTCGCTACTGCTGCTCCCCGAGTACCACCAGCGAGTAGAG GTGCTCCGGACTCTGGGCTACGTGGACCAGGCGGGCACGGTGAAGCTGGCGGGGCGCGTGGCTTGTGCCATGAGCAGCCACGAGCTGCTCCTCACCGAGCTCATGTTCGACAACGCGCTGAGTGCCCTGCGGCCGGAGGAGATCGCAGCCCTGCTCTCCGGCCTGGTCTGCCAGAGCCCCGGGGACACTGGGGAGCAGCTCCCAAGTACCCTCAAACAg ggagTGGAACGTGTCCGCGCTGTGGCCAAGCGCATTGGTGAGGTGCAGGTGGCCTGCGGCCTGAACCAGACAGTGGAAGAATTTGTAGGGGAGCTGAATTTCGGGCTGGTCGGGGTTGTGTACGAGTGGGCCCGGGGCATG cccttctcGGAGCTGGCAGGGCTCTCGGGGACGCCCGAGGGCCTGGTGGTCCGCTGCATCCAGCGCCTGGCCGAGATGTGTCGCTCACTGCGAGGGGCGGCCCGCCTGGTAGGCGAGCCTGTGCTGGGTGCCAAGATGGAGACGGCAGCTACCCTGCTGCGGAGGGACATCGTCTTTGCAGCCAGCCTCTACACTCAGTGA